One Thunnus thynnus chromosome 21, fThuThy2.1, whole genome shotgun sequence DNA segment encodes these proteins:
- the shha gene encoding sonic hedgehog protein encodes MLLWTRIVLVGLICLSLVSSGMGCGPGRGYGRRRHPKKLTPLAYKQFIPNVAEKTLGASGRYEGKITRNSERFKELTPNYNTDIIFKDEENTGADRLMTQRCKDKLNSLAISVMNQWPGVKLRVTEGWDEDGHHFEESLHYEGRAVDITTSDRDKSKYGTLSRLAVEAGFDWVYYESKAHIHCSVKAENSVAAKSGGCFPGSSSVTMQDGSMKAVKDLQPGDKVLAADDHGNPIYTDFIMFIDQDSTTRRLFYVIETDSGQKITLTAAHLLFVGHNSTDAEERRSAIFASEVQRGQKVFVFDDERNRLVPVTVKRIYTQEHEGSFAPVTVQGTVVVDQVLASCYAVIEDHDLAHWALAPVRLAHWVSSLLFSSQPQVSAQNDGVHWYSKILYQLGTWLLDSHSIHPLGMSVYSS; translated from the exons ATGCTGCTCTGGACCAGAATCGTATTGGTCGGTCTCATCTGCTTGTCCTTGGTGTCCTCTGGGATGGGATGCGGACCGGGCAGGGGCTACGGCAGGAGAAGACACCCGAAGAAGCTGACACCTCTTGCGTACAAGCAGTTCATCCCCAACGTGGCGGAGAAGACCCTCGGGGCAAGCGGCAGATACGAAGGCAAGATCACAAGAAACTCCGAGCGATTTAAAGAACTGACTCCCAATTATAACACAGACATCATATTCAAGGATGAGGAGAACACTGGTGCCGACAGGCTAATGACTCAG AGATGTAAAGACAAGCTGAACTCGCTGGCCATCTCAGTGATGAACCAGTGGCCCGGGGTGAAGCTGCGGGTCACCGAGGGCTGGGACGAGGACGGACACCACTTCGAGGAGTCGCTTCACTACGAGGGCAGAGCAGTGGACATCACCACCTCGGACAGAGACAAGAGCAAATACGGCACTCTGTCCAGGCTAGCGGTGGAAGCCGGATTCGACTGGGTCTACTATGAATCGAAAGCCCACATCCACTGCTCTGTGAAAGCAG AAAACTCAGTGGCAGCAAAATCTGGTGGCTGCTTCCCAGGCTCCTCTTCAGTCACCATGCAGGATGGATCCATGAAGGCGGTTAAAGACCTCCAACCCGGCGACAAAGTCCTGGCAGCAGATGACCATGGAAACCCGATTTACACAGACTTCATCATGTTCATAGACCAAGACTCGACGACCAGGAGGCTCTTCTATGTGATCGAAACCGACTCCGGCCAGAAAATCACCCTCACTGCGGCGCACCTCCTCTTCGTCGGCCACAACTCCACGGACGCGGAGGAGAGGAGGTCGGCGATCTTTGCGAGTGAAGTCCAACGTGGGCAAAAGGTGTTCGTCTTCGATGACGAGCGAAATCGACTCGTGCCTGTGACCGTAAAACGGATTTACACGCAAGAGCACGAGGGCTCGTTTGCGCCGGTGACCGTGCAGGGGACCGTCGTGGTGGACCAGGTCCTTGCGTCCTGTTACGCAGTGATCGAAGACCACGACCTGGCGCACTGGGCCCTGGCACCTGTCAGGCTCGCCCACTGGGTGTCCTCGTTGCTTTTTAGTTCCCAGCCACAAGTCAGTGCACAGAACGACGGAGTGCACTGGTACTCCAAGATCCTTTATCAATTAGGAACATGGCTCTTGGACAGCCACTCGATCCATCCACTTGGGATGTCAGTATACTCGAGTTGA